The genomic DNA AaactttatttcacagaatcatagaattgtagaatatcccgagttggaaaggacccataaggatcatcaagtgcaactcctggcacagcacaggtctgcccaaaagtttagaccatgggactaagtgcacagtccaatcgctttttaaattcaggcaggcttggtgcagtgagtacttccctggggagcgcgttccagtgtgcaaccaccctcttggtgaagaacctcttcctgatgtccagcgtaaacttcccctgcctcagcttaatgccattcctgtgggtcctatcactgttgtctacagagaataggtcacctgcctctccactcccccttgcaaggaagttgtagaccatgatgaggtcccccctcagcctcctcttcttcaggctgaacaggcccagtgccctcagccatcttcgtcgccctcctctgggcactctccaacagtttaaagTCCTCTTTGTACTGcagtgcccagaactgcacacagtactcaagctGAGGCCGCatcagcgcagagcagagcgggacaatcacttccctcaaccaaCGAGCAATGCCGTGCtcgatgcaccccagggtacgcTTGCCACAGTTCTGTTGCTGCTGTGCCTTTTTGTGCTCCAGAGGGGGGAACAAAAAGCCCCCACAGGCTGCTcatgctcagcaccaggcacagaGCAAAGATCAACCCCAACCTAGGAGGCAAAGGTGGCCTGCAATGGCCAGCAGCACACGGTGACCACATCCCTTGCCCTGGGGTCTGCAAGCAGTgcaagaagaggagagaaaagcatggagagctgctgcagcccctgtgctgcccgCTGGGGCTCAGAGGCAGGGTGAGACGCGTGGGTGCCATCAGGGCTTGTGCCTCAGCACAGGAGTcctgggcagggcagagcccagtGGCCGCAAGGGGCCTGGCCCCTGCTTGCAGCatcccagccctcctccagcagcagggaggaatAAAGGAGCAGCCCCTGGCCCCACTGCCCCTCattcctgtgctgctcctgcaggaccaAGGAGAGGTGATGCAGGAGTGGCTGGAGAATCACAGGagctccccagggctgtggACGTGGTGTGGGGGGTGCTGTCCCTCAGGCACAGCTGAAATCCCTCTGTCCACACCAGAAACCAGGGGCGGATGGGCTTTGTATCGAAGTTGGCTGCTGGGAACTTAAAGATCTCAACGCCGTTGTCAGCATTGATGAAAGACACCTGCTGCTGGGTACAGTCCAGACAGACCCAGATTCTCGTGGGGATAGAGGACAGGGACAAGGGCATGCGAGGTAACGTCAGAGATTTGAGTTGCCCTTGTTGGTACCGCACAGCCCAGATCCCTTCTTCAGGAGTCATTTTGTAAAAGCCAGTTCTGGTCACAGAAGCCCAAGccacccccacaccccaccAAGAATACGTATCCATCttcccctccacctccaccaaCCAGCAGTGCCTCCCCTCTTCAAACTCCTCACGTCCCAACACGCAGCACCAACTGTCAAATCTGTCCAGGCTGGAAGGTAACTGCTGCTGTTCACTTTGAAATCTTACTCTCCTGTGGTCCTCTGACAGGACGAGCCGGGGATGAGCCGTGTCCGGATCCAGGGTCACCttcactgcagggacagaaggagccaggccatcaggggcagagctcagccctgggcaggctttccccagctcggggccaggacctgccccacggggcaggagatggggcaCCTCTTGGCTCCTGAACATGCCCCACCAGGGGCAGGAGAAGCACCACAGAGGGCAACCCAGTGCACATTTACCTGTATTGTGAGGCAGCAGAAACTTTCTCCatgctggaaggagaggggagagctggtCACAGCCCATGGCTGGTACCCAgtgggtgtgggcagggtgaggggccagccctgggctgctctgtcccagctccCCTGCACATCACCTTGGTGTTGCCCTAGGGCCCAAGCTCAGGGacactcacccagctctgcagcttttttctctgaaaaggaaagtgaatATAATGCATGATCAGGGGGGAGAGTTGCTCAGCCCATGGCTTCTTTCAAGGGAAGACCCCACTTTCCCTTAGCTAGGGAGGGAAACTCACCAAGCATTGCATGTTCTTTcgctgcaaaagaaagaaaaaaggaaaacatgatcAGAGATCATAGTTTCTGATCCCGTAGCTCTCACTAagacattatatatataattatatatatgtttgtttgtttgtttgtttgtttagagaGTGAGACTTACCCAGGTCTACAGCTTGtttctctggaaaacaaaagaaaaaggaattaatgGTCAGAGGAAGAAATTTGTTATCTCTTGCAAAAACCCAAATTCCTGCTCTCCCTGGAgtgagaaaacacagaaaagacgAAAAGTGAATGGGGATCGCTAGAATGGGGACAGAGCACCTTGCTCCCAGATTCAGAAGGACCAGACTAACAGGGAGCAAGGACCCAGCTTGGAGCAAGGCTCGTGCACGTTGAGCATTAAGGACAGACACTTGTGTAGCTCTCTGCACCGCGCCACCAAAACACAAGGGGAAGTAAATGGAGATGGGTGGAGGACGTCCCTGTCTTGGAAACatcagtgcagagcagggcagccctgcagctcgctccccatccccaccttgATCCCCGTTCCTTTCAGCCATCCCGGCCGTGTCCCttgcccagggcagccccagccccagcactccccactcccaccccaggctccagctgctcctccagcacccccgGGCCACCAGCACACAAGCCCCCAGAGCCCACCCAGGCCAGGCCATCCCTCAGGGACACCACTTccacaggggctgggggcagggactGCAAGGACTCACCCAGCTCTCGCCTCTGTGccactgaaaagcaaaggcggaggaagaggtggtgagcagagcagcttggttGCTGGGTGGGAACATGTGCAGGGGGCCTGCGccttgccaccagccccacgctgcagccatGCTCCCTGGCCTCCCACCCAAGGCCCCTTGCTCCAGACCCACACAGGTCCCTGCAGAACACCTCCCTCCGCTCCATCCCTGCACTGCCAGATTACCTTGCTTTCGAAAGAGATAAACACCGAGGCCAATGGACACAGCCAAAAGCACGAGGACCAGAGCCAGAGCCACCATCCAGGGCTGGGCGTTGTGGAAGAAGGGAGCTGAGAAAAGGCACCAGGAaaagggctgtgtttccatGCCCGTGGATGAAAAAGCAAGACCCAGACTTCTGCCAGGTCAGGAGAAGTGTGGGGGCCAGGAACACCTCACCCTGGCTGTGCCATTTGTACCTGAGATGTGCACGGATGATTCCCGTTCCTGCTGGAGGCGGCTGCTCCTGACCACGCAGGACAAGGGCCCCTCCACGCTCCCGGTCACGATGACGGCGCCTTCGATTTCAAAGAGCCCCTCCTGGTCTTGGGAATGTGTCTGGGAGACTGAGGGCAGGTGCTGCCCGCGAGCAtccctccacagcagctgcGGCAACGGGTACCAGCCGGCCGATCGACACAGCACCCGGACACCTCCGGCCTCGTAGCCCCCCAGGGAGAGGTGGGGGTCAGCGCCTGTGGCTGGGGGAAGAGCGTGTGGCTGGGGCTTGACTTGGACAGGGATTCAGTTCCAAGGCAAAGACCCCATCTGCTCCCATGCCAGCCACAGCCCAGACCAACCATGGCCCCAGGGATTCTCAGACCTGGCAATCCACACACCTACCCTCATCCCAGACAACCCTAGCTGGTGCCAGAACCAGAGAACAGGGATGCACATGTACAATGCCTGTGGCCACAAATCACCCAGGAAACCCAGGTGCTGAGCTTCAGCACCTCCAGGCAGCTTCTCTGCACcaatctgtgctggttcaaGAAGCCCCGAGACTTCCAGACAATGTCTCACGTCTCCCCcagcacaaaaagcaaaacccaaaagAGGTCCAGCTGCTCAGAGGTCTCTTCCCTGCTCCAGGCACTGTGTTTGGTAGCTTCATAGGCACAGATGAAGGGGCTGCTCAGCAGCCTGTGCCCAGTGCCCTTAAACCATCATGGGAATGGTCTGCATAGACACCAGTGAAAACTAACAACTATATCCTACCTATGGATCTCTCTTCCCAAATACTACCTCCATTTGCATGACCATATTCCATGCTGTTTAATAGCTgagacaggaaaaagaaacttaAATTCTCCCCTGGAATTCCCGGTGTATTACCCCAGCCACAAACCTGACAACTCCAGCTCCACCGTTGCTTCATCATAAGCATCAGCATTTTTCACAGTGCAGAAATACTGGCCATCATCAGAGGTTCTCAGCCCCGTGATTCGCAAGTccaggcttccagcagagagacCATCTCTGACCAACTCTGTCCTCCCGGCATATGCCCCCATCTGCTCCCTGTATAGGTCCTGACCATTGCGGTAGTGGTGCACTGTCTCAGACAAATCATTCCGGATCCACCTGACCTCCAAGCTGCGAGCATCATGTTGAGGGGAcaagtggcagggcagcacgacaTCCTGCCCCACGGTGGCAGTGACAGGGTGTCCTGGTCCCTCcactctgagctgggctggacAATGGAGAAGGGCACAGAGAGGCGGTGAGATTTTGCCATTGTAAATTTAGGGTCAGTGAGTGACAAAGGGCGAGCTGTGTGTGAGTTGGTGCATGCTGTGTCCGCCTTGTCCTGTTGGATACTGGTGTcacaggagagggagagggaggatgagcaggagaaggaggggTGCTGGGAGTGGGAACCCTCTCTGCAGCATTCAGGCAGGTGAAGAAGAGCCAGAAAGTGCAGCCGAGGCGGCGCCCGGATTGCATGGAAGAACCAAAGGGAAAGCGAAACCGAGAGGGGGCAGAGCTGTGGGCTCAGGTTCCCCCTGTCCCACGGCCgctcccctgccccacatcaTCAAGTCTGTCAGGACCAGAGGGGAGaacccccagcagccctgcaggatcCTACCTGAGCCCAGCCGCAGGAGGAGCAGAGTGATGAGGGAAGTCAGGAGACCCCTGGTATGGCCGGTGAGGCTGGGGTGTCTGTAGACACAGGAGAGCCCCATCTGTGCTGCAgcgggagcaggagctggcatCAGAAGCTGGAGCAGAAGAGAGGGGGGACCAAGGGGCTTCAGGCACCACAGGCAGATGGGGAAGGAGTCCCCCTGGGCCCAGGCACAAGGAGCCACAGCCAGCAGCGCCTTGGGCAGGGCGCAGAGCCTGCGCTTATCATGGTCTGGGGGACACagcaggcagcccccaggggtTCTTCTCCAAGGGAGTCACACTGACAGAGAGGTCCCTCACCGAACCCAGCAGAGCTGCGGAAAGCCCAAGGCTACGCCCAACTTCCCTAAcctttcacacagaatcacacagaatctctaggttggaagagacctcaagatcatcgagtccaacctctgacctaacactaacagtccccactaaaccatatccctaagttctacatctaaacgtcttttgaagacttccagggatggtgactcaaccacctccctgggcagcccgttccagtgcctaacaaccctttcagtaaagaaattcttcctaacatctaacctaaaactcccctggcgcaactttagcccattccccctcgtcctgtcaccaggcacatgggagaacaggccaacccccatctcgctagagcctcctttaatatacttatacagagtgataaggtcacccctgagcctccttttctctaggctgaacaagcccagctccttcagccgctcctcataggacttgctctccaggcccctcaccagcttcgtcgcccttctctggacccgctcaagcacctcgatgtccttcttgtagcgaggggcccagaactttGCCCAGTTCCTGCCTGCAATAACCCTCTGGGAGCACCTTTGTCCCTGGGGCAATGGGAGCAAGTTTCCTGGGAGCTCTAGAGGCCTGGCACCACCATCCCATCACAGCTGGGTGCCCTGCCCAATGCCTTCAGCAAGCACAAGGGGCTTGTCCCCAGCAGGAGCCTCTCCAGAACACCAGTTAATGCTAGTCTTTCCCTGATGCTTCGACTCCGCCACTCCTCAAAtcactctgctcctgctccttgtggggtccctctcatgggatgccgtccttcccaaaatGATCCTGTGTGGTCTTTACTCTGGCATCCCAGTGGTCTGCCGTTCCTGCCCGCCTTTTTACGTAGAGGGACGGAGAGTTCTTGCGCTCCAAGGAAAACATCCTTAGAGTCTCCAGCTCTCCTCAGCTCCTTTGTCCCATAGGATGGTATTCCAGGGGATCTCATCCTCTAGGTCTTTAAATAGCTTGGATTTGCTCTTTGGAAGTTCAGGGTCCTGCCTTGGCCCTTTGCCAGGCCCACATTCCTGGAGATCACGAACTCAACCATggcatggtcactgcagcccagatTGCCTCCAGTCTTGACATCTTTAATGAGCTTGTCCACATAGGTGAGCGCCAGGTCAAGTAACTCTTCAGGTCAAGTATCGCTTCAGGTCAAGTAACGCTCCAGGTCAAGTAACGCTTCTCATTACTTGACGCTCCTCAACGCGCTCTAGGAATCTCCTGGATTGCTTAAAGCCTGCTGTGTAGTTTTCCCAGCAGACATCCAGGTGGTTcaagtcccccatcaggatgaGAGCGTGTGAGAATGATGCTTCTTGTAGTTGAAGCAAGAAGGCCTCATCCATAGACTCCCCTTGATCAGGCAGCCTGTAGTAGACTCTGGAAGAACCATGTTTCTGTGATAGCAATCAGGTCATATTTgtctagaatcacagaatcacagaattgtctaggttggaagagacctcaagatcatcgagtccaacctctgacctaacactaacagtccccactaaaccatatccctaagctctacatctaaacatcttttaaagacttccagtgatggtgactccaccacttccctgggcagcctgttccaatgtctaacaaccctttcagtaaagaagttcttcctaacatccaacctgaacctcccctggctcaacttcagcccattccccctcgtcctgtcaccaggcatgtgggagaacagaccaacccccacctcactacagcctcctttaaggtatctgtagagagcaataaagttgcccctgagcctccttttctccaggctgaacaagcccagctccctcagccactcctcgtaggacttgttctccaggcccctcaccagcttcgtcacccttctctggacccactcaagcacctcgatgtccttcttgtagcgaggggcccaaaactgaacacagtactcgaggtgcggcctcaccagagccgaatacagggggacgatcacctccctagccctgctggccacactgtttctgatacaagccaggatgccgttggccttcgtggccacctgagcacactgctggctcatattcagccgactgtccaccatcactctcAGGTCCTTCGCTGCCTgacagctctccaaccactcatctcccagcctgtagctctgcttggggttattgcaccccaggtgcaggacccagcacttgaccttgttaaacttcatacagttgacctcagcccatcggtgcagcctatccagatcctcctgcagagccttcctaccctcgagcagatttctttttcaagtcTAATTTCACCTTGGTTTCCAATTCCTCTTGCTTGTTTCCTGTGCTGCATACACTGGTGTAGAGGCATTTCAGGTGGGCTGTTGGTCGTATTGCATTTCTAGAACCCTTCCTGTTGTATTGGGACAGGTCACGAGAGTTTCCCTGCCATTACTTAGAGTGATGGTGTTCTCAGCCATGCTTTcttgctcgccctgcctgcaaGCACTGCCATGCAAACTGCCATGCCATGCCCTGACCAACACGCCATGCTCTGTTCACCACGCTCCTGGACTCTTGCTCTCCCTAGGGTTCTGCCTTTATATGACAGAAAGGAGGCTTCTGGATCCTCCCATGCCTCATCAGCTGGCCTCACAAGGGCTGCTGAGTCCTAGCAGCTCCCTTGGATTCCTCGAATACCCTCGATGAAGGAAAACCCCTGCATGCCTCGATCCTCCACTCTGCTGCAGGACGCATCTGCCCTGGAGCCGATTGCCTCGTCTTCTTTtgtaatgatttaaaatattcccACACTTGGAATTTCCATGTTCAGAAGTTCACTTATTTAATTACACAGAGTATTGCTAATTCTTTTACATTGAAATCCATGCTAAATAATTCATGCTTTCACGCACAAAGCCAAATTTATAAATGGAGTTAGGAACGGAGAACTGGAGCCCACAAATAGGGTTTGCAAACTTGAAGCAAAGGCGTGCCTGAAGTCTGAGTGCCCCCACCAGCTGACACAGGTCTCAGCATGCAGTGAGGTGCGCGGGGCAGCCTCTGGAACCACTGCCCCTCATtcttgccctgctcctgcaggaccaAGGAGACGTGAGCCAGGAGtgcagaaatttcttctcagaaagaatggttaggcattggaacgggttgtcCTGGGAgttggtggagtcactgtccctgggggcatttaaggaaagtttggacgtggtgcttagggacatggtttattggGTAATAGTGGTGGCAGAGAGGTGGTTGGCCCagatgtgagaaacaaagatgtGATTTTGCAGCAGAAggtgtgtttttgcagtggaaaatgaCACTATTCTTGCATACTTGGAAGGGATTTTGCAGGCATGGCAGTGGCGTAGCAGTGATgaccttagaggtcttttccaactgtactgggtctgtctgggatgttaactttccctgcagcagcccatacagtgctgtgctctgcacttggagctagaacagcagtggtatcacaccagtgttgtgtctgctgctgagcagtgctggcacagcatcgagactctctctaaccctcctagggggtgggcaaaaaagtgagaaaagaaacatcaccagggcagctgacctaaaccaaccaaagggatatttcaTACcgtgtgatgtcacactcagcaataaaaggtggaaaaaggaagaacagaggaggggtgggctctcattgtgaaaacgtcggtcctcctcccgaacaccggctacgtgAGTTGAGGCCCTctttcaaggatgtggtcaatcattgctcatttgtgggaagtagagagtaatttctttcctctgcacttccacatagcctttatttgatttgtttgtttgtttgtttgtttttcccattccccctcccttttcccctttccttttttcctttttttttttttccccttcagttaAATTGCTTAGTTAACAATAACatttccttaatattttttttttcctttagttaagTTATCCTTacctcaacccgtgagttgttctttactttacttcttcccctcctcatgtagggagggggagtgagacagcagttgtggtgtttagttgccaagcacagtaaaaccaccacaccaacTTCAGTGATACCTTGATCTAGGGCTGAAGTCTGAGGCCACCTCCTGCCTCTGCTTGGAGGACTTCCAAGAGCTGGTGATGCCTCCTGTGGGCACAGCCTCTGCAGAGCCTGTGTGATGGAGGCTGGAAACTCTTTGGGTGcccccagggcagggagggcaaTGAACCCAGGTGGGACAAGGGGGACCCAGGCACCAGCTGGGGAAGTGGGGCAGCTGGAGCTTTGGTTCCTCCTGGCTCTGACTCCCAGGACCAACACCAAGGAGACGGTCTGCTGCAAGACGCCTTCGCAGGCAGGAAAGCCTCAGGACAGAAAGCACCCAGCAAATGCCACTGCCAGACTCCATCTTCGTGTGCAAaactttatttcacagaatcatagaattgtagaatatcctgagttggaagggacccataaggatcatcaagtccaactcctggcacagcacaggtctgcccaaaagtttagaccatgggactaagtgcacagtccaatcgctttttaaattcaggcaggcttggtgcagtgagtacttgcctggggagcctgttccagtgtgcaaccaccctcttggtgaagaacctcttcctgatgtccagcgtaaacttcccctgcctcagcttaatgccattcccgtgggtcctatcactgttGTCTACAGAGagtaggtcacctgcctctccactcccccttgcaaggaagttgtagaccatgatgaggtcccccctcagcctcctcttcttcaggctgaacaggcccagtgccctcagccatcttcgtcgccctcctctgggcactctccaacagtttaaagTCCtctttgtactgtggtgcccagaactgcacacagtactcgagctGAGGCCccaccagcgcagagcagagcgggacaatcacttccctcaaccaacgagcaatgccgtgcttgatgcaccccagggtacgcTTGCCACAGTTCTGTTGCTGCTGTGCCTTTTTGTGCTCCAGAGGGGGGAACAAAAAGCCCCCACAGGCTGCTCATGCTCAACACCAGGCACAGAGCAAAGATCAACCCCAACCTAGGAGGCAAAGGTGGCCTGCACTGGCCAGCAGCACACGGTGACCACATCCCTTGCCCTGGGGTCTGCAAGCAGtgcaagcagaggggagaggagtgtggagagctgctgcagcccctgtgctgcccacTGTGGCTCGGGGGCAGGGTGAGACCCgtgggtgccagcagggcttgTGCCCCAGCACAGGAGTCCTATGCAGGGCAGAGCCCAAAGCACCACAGCTTCCCAAGCTCCACTTCCTTCAAGATTCCCACAGACCCAGTCCTTTCCAGTGCTTCTCCCCATGCTTCATGGGATGGATTCCACAGCATCCTGCCTTCCCCAACCCCTCCCACAGCATCCAACTCAGAAagcatcccagccctgcagcatcctGGTCCCAGAGCATCCAACCACGAGAACAGCTTCGCTGCCCTCCACTGTAGCCGTGCTCCAGCTCAAATCCATCTTCCACTGGACTTTTCTGCCCTGCCACTTCAagtttcctgttcttttggAGGTATGCAGCTTCCTTCAATAATGATTTAAAGTATTCACACACTGGGATTTTCCATGTTCAGAAGTTGATTTATTCATTTACAAGGAGTATTACGAATTCTTTTACATCTAAATCTCTGCTATACACTTCATGCTTTCACACTCAAAGCCAAGTTCATCACCGAAGCTAGAATTAGGGTTCCCAAACTTGAAGTAAAAGGGCTGCCTGAAGTCAGTACACCCACCATCTGCCACAGGTCTCAGCGTGGAAGGAGAAACACAGGGCAGCCCTTGGCCCCACTGCCCTTCATTCCTGCACTGCTCCTGCAGGATGAAGGAGAGGTGATGCAGGAGTGGCTGGAGAAGGGCAGgagctccccagggctggggacagggtcTACAGGGTGCTGTCCCTCAGGCACAGCTGGGCATTCGTCCCCAGCCAGAACCAGGGGCGCATGCCCTCCCCTTTCAGGAAGACATCTGGGAAAGTGAAGATCTTGACCCGATTGTCAGGGTTTATAAAAGACACCTGCCCCTGGGTACAGTCCAGACAGACCCAGAGCCttgtggggacaggggacagggccAAGTGGGTGGGAGGAGATGTGAGAGACGTGAGCTGCCCCTCATTGTACTGCACAACCCAGATCCCTTCTTCAGGGCTCATGTTgatctcccccttcctcttcacCGATGCCCTGGCCACCCCCACAGCCAAAACTGATTactttcccttcttcccctctACTTCCACCTCCCAGAATGCACACCTACCTGTATTATGAGACAGCAGAAAATTTCTCTgtgctggaaggagaggggagagctggtCACAGCCCATGGCTGGTGCCCAgtgggtgtgggcagggtgaggggccagccctgggcttctctgtcccagctgcccaccctcccCTGCGCATTGCCTTGACATTGCCCTTGGGTTGAAGCTCAAGAACACTcaccctgctctgcagcttgtttctctggaaaaagaagcaaaagcaatGTCTGATGAGAGGGGAGAGCTTCTCGCCCCATGCCTGAACCCCAAACTGCTTTGTTATGGTGCAGGATACTCACTGAgctttgcatcttttttctctgccaaacaaaagcaaaaagaaagcgtGATGGAAAAGGACATCTTGCCTTCTCAAAATGCCCACTGGTAAAACCCAAAGGCCTTCATTTGGGGGAGGGATGGGcactcacccagctctgcagttAGAtcctctgcaaaagaaaagcaaaaacacttgGTGAGAGAGTACAGATTCTCATCACATGACAAGAACTCATTTTCTTTGGGTTTGGGGCCAGACACTCACTCAGTCTTGCAGATTGGTGCActagaaatgagaagaaaatcatgGTGAGAAGGAACAGCCTCCCATCCCATTGCGATGACCCCAGATACTTTCAGATGCAGATGGTGACTTACCCAGCCTTacattcttttcctctgcaaaagaaagggaaaagcaatgCATGATCAGAGGAGAAAGCTTCTCCTCCCATAGCTTCCATTGGAAGACATGAAGTTCTTTCTGTTGGGGAGGGACACTCACCTAGGTCTGTAGACAGTTCCGctgcaaaaggaaagcaaagaaaagcatgaTCAGAGGGGACAGCTTCTCATCCCATGGCTGCTTCCATGGGAAGACCCCATGTTCCTTCATTTTGGGGAGGGACACTCAcccagccttttatttttttgttctggaaaagaaaggcaaaatcaATGCATGAT from Anas platyrhynchos isolate ZD024472 breed Pekin duck chromosome 17, IASCAAS_PekinDuck_T2T, whole genome shotgun sequence includes the following:
- the LOC101795354 gene encoding butyrophilin subfamily 1 member A1, yielding MGLSCVYRHPSLTGHTRGLLTSLITLLLLRLGSAQLRVEGPGHPVTATVGQDVVLPCHLSPQHDARSLEVRWIRNDLSETVHHYRNGQDLYREQMGAYAGRTELVRDGLSAGSLDLRITGLRTSDDGQYFCTVKNADAYDEATVELELSATGADPHLSLGGYEAGGVRVLCRSAGWYPLPQLLWRDARGQHLPSVSQTHSQDQEGLFEIEGAVIVTGSVEGPLSCVVRSSRLQQERESSVHISAPFFHNAQPWMVALALVLVLLAVSIGLGVYLFRKQEKQAVDLAKEHAMLEKKAAELAWRKFLLPHNTVKVTLDPDTAHPRLVLSEDHRRVRFQSEQQQLPSSLDRFDSWCCVLGREEFEEGRHCWLVEVEGKMDTYSWWGVGVAWASVTRTGFYKMTPEEGIWAVRYQQGQLKSLTLPRMPLSLSSIPTRIWVCLDCTQQQVSFINADNGVEIFKFPAANFDTKPIRPWFLVWTEGFQLCLRDSTPHTTSTALGSSCDSPATPASPLLGPAGAAQE
- the LOC139998912 gene encoding uncharacterized protein isoform X1, yielding MKEFGPYWWAVWDGKLSLSVMHSFCFCLTVRKHTELEEQAAELEQKNKRLAELSTDLEEKNVRLVHQSARLKDLTAELEKKDAKLKKQAAEQAQRNFLLSHNTGAVQE
- the LOC139998912 gene encoding uncharacterized protein isoform X2, which encodes MFPLTVIFFSFVERQSARLQELTAELVRKHTELEEQAAELEQKNKRLAELSTDLEEKNVRLVHQSARLKDLTAELEKKDAKLKKQAAEQAQRNFLLSHNTGAVQE